The following proteins are co-located in the Streptomyces bottropensis ATCC 25435 genome:
- a CDS encoding ABC transporter ATP-binding protein, protein MKRRDQREDRRAADRLLLTVVRRGGAWGAVLAATSLLLSGVYVVLPALMGRTVDAVLGSGDVTLWLTLSAVAVALLIVCDALDDYAGAVANARSTAWLRHTLLGHVLGMGPRATRRHTPGDLTARLVGNTSRAGSAPSGLVWAVTELIPPLGAVVALALIDPWLCLTFVAGLPLIVLVVHAFARDVSDVNDRYFAAQGRIATRLADALTGIRTITAAGTLARETDRVLAPLPELHRHGRGMWRALSRVSTRDAMIVPLLEIAVLAVAGLELARGRITPGQLLAATEYVVLATGVSSLVASVSKLALARATAGRVAEVMDSPPLTYGLARLPTGGGGRLEFRRVTVRAPEGATVLDGIDLEVPPGTLTAVVGRSGSGKSLLAALAGRLTDPDDGEIRLDGVPLRDLTHGDLRQAVAYGFERPTLLGETFTEAIALGPSPQRVPDEAVRDAAAIARADTFLRTMPDGYASAVATAPLSGGETQRVGLARAFAQSARVGRLLVLDDVTASLDTVTEHEITQVLTGSGPLATRTRLVVTHRASTAARADLVVWLDAGRVRRRDTHRALWTDPGYRAVFRPDGGTPRPHSSGNATSRPERPGPRPTASHDGGRPASQSHGGGR, encoded by the coding sequence GTGAAGCGACGCGACCAACGCGAGGACCGACGCGCGGCGGACCGTCTGCTGCTGACGGTCGTCCGGCGAGGCGGGGCCTGGGGTGCGGTCCTGGCCGCCACGTCCCTGCTGCTCTCCGGGGTGTACGTCGTCCTGCCCGCCCTCATGGGCCGCACCGTCGACGCCGTACTGGGCTCCGGTGACGTCACCCTGTGGCTGACGCTGTCGGCCGTCGCCGTCGCGCTGCTGATCGTGTGCGACGCGCTGGACGACTACGCCGGCGCCGTCGCCAACGCCCGTTCCACCGCCTGGCTGCGTCACACCCTGCTCGGGCACGTCCTCGGCATGGGCCCCCGGGCGACCCGCCGCCACACCCCCGGCGACCTGACGGCACGTCTGGTGGGCAACACGAGCCGGGCGGGCAGCGCCCCCTCGGGGCTGGTGTGGGCGGTGACCGAACTGATCCCGCCCCTCGGAGCCGTGGTGGCGCTGGCCCTGATCGACCCCTGGCTGTGCCTCACCTTCGTCGCCGGGCTCCCGCTGATCGTCCTCGTGGTCCACGCCTTCGCCCGCGACGTCTCCGACGTCAACGACCGCTACTTCGCCGCCCAGGGCCGTATCGCCACCCGGCTCGCCGACGCCCTCACCGGAATCCGCACCATCACCGCCGCCGGGACCCTGGCCCGCGAGACCGACCGCGTCCTCGCTCCCCTGCCCGAACTCCACCGCCACGGCCGGGGAATGTGGCGCGCCCTCTCCCGCGTCTCCACTCGCGACGCCATGATCGTCCCCCTCCTCGAGATCGCCGTCCTGGCGGTGGCCGGACTGGAACTCGCCCGTGGCCGCATCACCCCGGGACAGCTGCTGGCCGCGACCGAGTACGTCGTCCTGGCCACCGGCGTCAGTTCCCTGGTCGCCTCCGTCAGCAAGCTGGCCCTCGCCCGCGCGACCGCCGGGCGCGTCGCCGAGGTGATGGACTCACCCCCGCTGACCTACGGCCTCGCCCGGCTGCCCACCGGAGGCGGCGGCCGGCTGGAGTTCCGCCGCGTGACCGTACGCGCTCCCGAGGGTGCCACCGTCCTGGACGGCATCGATCTGGAGGTTCCGCCGGGCACCCTGACCGCCGTCGTGGGCCGGTCGGGCTCCGGCAAGTCCCTGCTGGCCGCACTGGCCGGCCGGCTCACCGACCCCGACGACGGCGAGATACGGCTCGACGGGGTACCGCTGCGCGACCTGACCCACGGCGACCTGCGACAGGCCGTCGCGTACGGCTTCGAGCGCCCCACACTGCTGGGCGAGACCTTCACCGAAGCGATCGCCCTCGGTCCTTCGCCACAGCGCGTGCCGGACGAGGCGGTGCGGGATGCCGCGGCCATCGCCCGCGCGGACACCTTTCTACGGACCATGCCCGACGGCTACGCGTCCGCCGTCGCCACCGCCCCGCTGTCCGGCGGGGAGACCCAACGGGTCGGCCTCGCCCGCGCCTTCGCCCAGTCCGCGCGGGTCGGCCGCCTGCTCGTCCTCGACGATGTCACCGCCAGCCTCGACACCGTCACCGAGCACGAGATCACCCAGGTCCTCACCGGCTCCGGCCCCCTCGCCACCCGCACCCGGCTCGTCGTCACCCACCGCGCCTCCACCGCCGCCCGCGCCGACCTCGTCGTCTGGCTCGACGCGGGCCGCGTCCGACGCCGGGACACCCACCGCGCGCTGTGGACCGATCCGGGCTACCGAGCCGTCTTCCGCCCGGACGGTGGGACACCGCGTCCGCACTCTTCCGGGAACGCCACGTCCCGTCCCGAACGGCCCGGTCCGCGCCCGACGGCGTCCCACGACGGCGGACGCCCCGCCTCGCAGTCCCACGGAGGCGGGCGGTGA
- a CDS encoding DoxX family membrane protein, which yields MTSFDRRDLGLLLLRLGAGGVLAAHGTQKLFGWFGGHGIEGTGAFMESVGYAPGKASATAAGLAETGGGALLALGLATPAAGAAAAGAMAGATAIHTPNGFFNAEGGYEYAATLGLAAAGLAITGPGRLSLDHALRHVVDRGWMVPVALAGTAAVTAVVVGMRTQRVRKEKEGEQETLFEE from the coding sequence ATGACCTCATTCGACCGACGTGATCTGGGACTGTTGCTGCTCCGGCTGGGCGCGGGCGGTGTGCTCGCCGCGCACGGCACGCAGAAGCTGTTCGGCTGGTTCGGCGGGCACGGCATCGAGGGGACCGGCGCGTTCATGGAGTCCGTCGGGTACGCGCCCGGCAAGGCGAGCGCCACCGCCGCCGGCCTGGCCGAGACGGGCGGCGGGGCGCTGCTCGCGCTGGGCCTCGCCACGCCCGCGGCCGGTGCGGCCGCGGCGGGTGCGATGGCCGGCGCGACCGCGATCCACACGCCCAACGGGTTCTTCAACGCCGAGGGCGGCTACGAGTACGCCGCGACCCTGGGCCTGGCCGCCGCCGGCCTCGCGATCACCGGCCCCGGCCGGCTCTCCCTCGACCACGCGCTGCGCCATGTCGTCGACCGGGGCTGGATGGTCCCGGTGGCGCTGGCCGGTACGGCCGCGGTCACGGCGGTGGTCGTGGGCATGCGCACCCAGCGGGTGCGCAAGGAGAAGGAGGGCGAGCAGGAGACCCTGTTCGAGGAGTGA
- the lanKC gene encoding class III lanthionine synthetase LanKC: MDKRYEVYCLTHPHFYDAPSSHGGTHGRFRQTRAPLPGAWQREKVGEWLALRPVGVQLPPQGWKIHVSACLDNAQSILDEVWDYCVPRRIAFKFLPGLETLFLANAKYAHRGSSGKFVTVYPTDEAECERVLTELGDILDGRPGPYILSDLRWRDGPLHVRYGAFADRYCVSADGVVEQAVTDPSGRLVPDVRGPVFRLPEWVELPGFLEPHLAASRRTTVADLPYRIDRALHFSNGGGLYAGVDRRNEDRVVLKEARPHAGLTPDGADAVTRLRREREALERLRGLACVPALRDHFELGGHHFVVEDLIEGKPLHQLIVERSPLAALDPDPAAFAEYTTWALDVFGRVRDAVAAVHERGIVIGDVHTFNVMVRPDDTVVLIDFEGASDVAHARHQVLAAPGFHAPRTATGFDIDRYALACLEICLFLPLTGLIELDRGKAGQLAREAGRLFPLPDRLLDEAVRTISGDGGTDAGTRPASIGGTDADPRLEPDHAGWLRARESITSAILASATPERDDRLFPGDIEQFTAPGGGLGLAHGAAGVLYALDVTGAGRHVDHEEWLIRHALQPPPGSRLGLYDGLLGVAFVLDRLGHPEEAVKIVDMCLGERWQNLALDLKGGLSGLGLGLLRFAVATGDAAFRDAARRVAAAVADRLGPADAVPQTSGGDHPRAGLMYGSSGPALLFLRLHEHDGDPAHLDLAATALRQDLRRCVVREEGSMEVNEGYRTMPYLADGSVGIGMVLEDFLTRRADDEFATAADAIREASRASFYVEPGLFDGVAGMILHRSRAHPPGTAAARDPVVAAHIRRLARHACVLDGRLAFPGEQLMRLSMDLATGGAGVVLALGAACHSAPTGLPFLTPGLSALDITVPHDVRERR; this comes from the coding sequence GTGGACAAGCGGTACGAGGTCTACTGCCTCACCCACCCGCACTTCTACGACGCCCCGTCCTCGCACGGGGGGACACACGGCCGGTTCCGGCAGACGCGGGCCCCGCTCCCGGGAGCGTGGCAGCGCGAGAAGGTGGGCGAGTGGCTGGCCTTGCGTCCCGTCGGCGTACAACTCCCCCCGCAGGGCTGGAAGATCCACGTCTCGGCCTGCCTGGACAACGCCCAGAGCATCCTGGACGAGGTGTGGGACTACTGCGTACCGCGCCGCATCGCGTTCAAGTTCCTGCCCGGCCTGGAGACCCTGTTCCTGGCCAACGCCAAGTACGCGCACCGCGGTTCCAGTGGGAAGTTCGTGACCGTGTACCCGACGGACGAGGCCGAGTGCGAGCGCGTCCTCACCGAACTGGGCGACATCCTCGACGGCCGCCCGGGACCGTACATACTCAGCGATCTGCGCTGGCGCGACGGCCCGCTCCACGTCAGGTACGGCGCCTTCGCGGACCGCTACTGCGTGTCGGCCGACGGGGTGGTGGAGCAGGCGGTGACGGACCCCTCGGGACGCCTGGTGCCCGACGTGCGCGGCCCCGTCTTCCGGCTGCCGGAGTGGGTGGAGCTGCCCGGCTTCCTCGAACCCCACCTCGCCGCGAGCCGCCGGACCACCGTCGCCGACCTGCCCTACCGCATCGACAGGGCACTGCACTTCTCCAACGGCGGCGGGCTGTACGCCGGGGTGGACAGGCGTAACGAGGACCGTGTCGTGCTCAAGGAGGCCAGGCCGCACGCGGGACTGACCCCGGACGGCGCGGACGCCGTCACCCGGCTGCGGCGTGAGCGGGAGGCCCTGGAACGGCTGCGCGGACTGGCCTGCGTGCCCGCGCTCCGCGACCACTTCGAACTGGGCGGTCACCACTTCGTCGTCGAGGACCTCATCGAGGGAAAGCCCCTGCACCAGCTGATCGTCGAGCGCAGCCCGCTCGCCGCGCTGGACCCGGACCCGGCCGCCTTCGCCGAGTACACCACCTGGGCGCTGGACGTGTTCGGGCGGGTGCGGGACGCCGTCGCGGCGGTCCATGAGCGGGGCATCGTCATCGGTGACGTGCACACCTTCAACGTCATGGTCCGGCCCGACGACACGGTGGTCCTGATCGACTTCGAGGGCGCGTCGGACGTCGCACACGCCCGGCACCAGGTCCTCGCGGCCCCCGGCTTCCACGCCCCGCGCACCGCCACCGGCTTCGACATCGACCGCTACGCGCTGGCCTGCCTGGAGATCTGTCTGTTCCTGCCGCTGACCGGACTGATCGAGCTGGACCGCGGCAAGGCGGGCCAGCTGGCCAGGGAGGCCGGCCGGTTGTTCCCGCTCCCCGACCGCCTCCTCGACGAGGCCGTGCGCACGATCAGCGGCGACGGTGGGACGGACGCCGGGACGCGGCCCGCGAGCATCGGCGGGACCGACGCCGACCCCCGTCTCGAACCCGACCACGCCGGCTGGCTGCGCGCTCGCGAGTCGATCACGTCCGCGATCCTCGCCTCCGCCACGCCCGAACGCGACGACCGGCTCTTCCCGGGCGACATCGAGCAGTTCACCGCGCCCGGCGGCGGCCTCGGCCTGGCCCACGGCGCGGCCGGGGTGCTGTACGCGCTGGACGTGACGGGAGCCGGACGCCACGTCGACCACGAGGAGTGGCTGATCCGGCACGCGCTCCAGCCACCGCCCGGCAGCCGCCTCGGCCTCTACGACGGCCTGCTCGGCGTCGCCTTCGTCCTGGACCGCCTCGGCCACCCCGAGGAAGCCGTCAAGATCGTCGACATGTGCCTCGGCGAACGCTGGCAGAACCTGGCCCTCGACCTCAAGGGCGGACTGTCCGGCCTGGGCCTCGGCCTGCTGCGTTTCGCGGTCGCCACCGGCGACGCCGCCTTCCGCGACGCCGCCCGGCGCGTGGCGGCGGCCGTCGCCGACCGGCTGGGACCCGCCGACGCGGTACCGCAGACCAGCGGCGGCGACCACCCGCGAGCAGGGCTGATGTACGGCTCGTCCGGGCCCGCGCTGCTGTTCCTGCGCCTGCACGAACACGACGGCGACCCGGCTCATCTGGACCTCGCCGCGACCGCCCTGCGCCAGGACCTGCGCCGCTGCGTGGTCCGCGAGGAAGGCTCGATGGAGGTGAACGAGGGGTACCGCACCATGCCCTATCTCGCCGACGGCAGCGTCGGCATCGGCATGGTCCTCGAAGACTTCCTGACCCGGCGCGCGGACGACGAGTTCGCGACCGCCGCCGACGCGATCCGCGAGGCCTCCCGGGCGTCGTTCTACGTCGAACCCGGGCTCTTCGACGGCGTCGCCGGGATGATCCTCCACCGCAGTCGCGCCCACCCGCCCGGCACAGCCGCCGCGCGGGACCCCGTGGTCGCGGCCCACATCCGCCGGCTGGCCCGCCACGCCTGCGTACTCGACGGCCGACTCGCCTTCCCGGGCGAGCAGTTGATGCGGCTGTCCATGGACCTGGCCACCGGCGGCGCGGGCGTCGTACTCGCCCTGGGCGCCGCGTGCCACTCCGCCCCCACCGGACTGCCCTTCCTGACACCGGGCCTGTCCGCGCTCGACATCACCGTCCCCCACGACGTTCGAGAAAGGAGGTGA
- a CDS encoding MazG-like family protein gives MSEQRHSPDPYAPEAPDGPDDLWRSVSRLHAWLEADQPHGGREGLLLRMLKLQEEVGEVAQAVIGVTGQNPRKGTTHTWQDVQAELCDVVVTALVALRTLTPDARAVFAAHLAGVTERSLGSGRG, from the coding sequence ATGAGCGAGCAGCGGCACTCCCCCGACCCCTACGCGCCCGAAGCGCCCGACGGCCCCGACGACCTCTGGCGGTCCGTCTCCCGTCTGCACGCGTGGCTGGAGGCCGACCAGCCGCACGGCGGCCGGGAGGGCCTGCTGCTGCGGATGCTGAAGCTCCAGGAGGAGGTCGGCGAGGTCGCGCAGGCGGTCATCGGCGTGACGGGGCAGAACCCCCGCAAGGGCACCACCCACACCTGGCAGGACGTCCAGGCGGAACTGTGCGACGTGGTCGTCACCGCCCTGGTCGCCCTGCGCACCCTCACCCCGGACGCCCGCGCGGTCTTCGCGGCCCATCTGGCCGGGGTCACCGAACGTTCGCTGGGTTCCGGCCGTGGCTGA
- a CDS encoding family 43 glycosylhydrolase, with the protein MRHLTRRAVVAAAAALVVCTTMTTPAQAAAPASPAVTFTNPIAEQRADPHIFKHTDGYYYFTATVPAYDKIVMRRATTLQGLATAAETTIWTKHASGEMGAHIWAPEIHFIDGKWYIYFTAGSSNDIWKIRPYVLETSAANPITGTWTEKGRISLPLDTFSLDATTFTVGGTRYLSWAQNDPAVGDGTNIYLAKMSNPWTIQGSPAMISRPTNAWEKVGHTVNEGPAVIQRGGKVFMTFSAAATDANYCLGLLTASDSADLMNPASWVKTPTPVFKSNAATGQYGPGHNTFTTSEDGKSDILVYHDRNYKDISGDPLNDPNRRTRYQKLYWNADGTPNFGIPVADGTTPVRLSSFNFPDKYIRHWEYRGKLEANVTNLADSQFRIVTGLTGSGTVSLESANFPGYYLRHKNNEVWVEKDDGTALFDADASFNERAGLADTAAGVSYESYNFPGRYIRHFNNLLYTQPVSTTLDRQDATFYKQ; encoded by the coding sequence ATGAGACACCTCACCAGGCGGGCCGTCGTGGCCGCGGCGGCCGCGCTCGTCGTGTGCACCACCATGACCACCCCCGCCCAGGCAGCCGCCCCGGCGTCCCCGGCCGTCACCTTCACCAACCCGATAGCCGAGCAGCGGGCCGACCCGCACATCTTCAAGCACACCGACGGCTACTACTACTTCACGGCCACCGTCCCCGCGTACGACAAGATCGTCATGCGCCGGGCCACCACCCTCCAGGGCCTCGCCACGGCCGCGGAGACCACCATCTGGACCAAGCACGCCAGCGGTGAGATGGGCGCCCACATCTGGGCCCCGGAGATCCACTTCATCGACGGCAAGTGGTACATCTACTTCACGGCCGGCTCCTCCAACGACATCTGGAAGATCCGCCCGTACGTCCTGGAGACCAGCGCCGCCAACCCGATCACCGGCACCTGGACGGAGAAGGGGCGCATCTCCCTGCCGCTCGACACCTTCTCGCTCGACGCGACGACCTTCACGGTGGGCGGCACCCGCTACCTGAGCTGGGCGCAGAACGACCCGGCGGTCGGCGACGGCACCAACATCTACCTGGCGAAGATGTCCAACCCCTGGACGATCCAAGGTAGTCCGGCCATGATCTCCCGGCCCACCAACGCCTGGGAGAAGGTCGGCCACACCGTCAACGAGGGCCCGGCGGTCATCCAGCGGGGCGGCAAGGTCTTCATGACCTTCTCCGCCGCCGCCACCGACGCCAACTACTGCCTCGGCCTGCTGACCGCCTCCGACTCGGCCGACCTGATGAACCCGGCCTCCTGGGTCAAGACCCCCACCCCGGTCTTCAAGAGCAACGCCGCCACCGGCCAGTACGGCCCCGGCCACAACACCTTCACCACGTCCGAGGACGGAAAGTCCGACATCCTCGTCTACCACGACCGCAACTACAAGGACATCAGCGGCGACCCGCTCAACGATCCCAACCGTCGCACCCGCTACCAGAAGCTGTACTGGAACGCCGACGGCACGCCCAACTTCGGCATCCCCGTCGCCGACGGCACGACCCCGGTCCGGCTCTCCTCGTTCAACTTCCCGGACAAGTACATCCGGCACTGGGAGTACCGCGGCAAGCTGGAGGCGAACGTCACCAACCTGGCCGACTCGCAGTTCCGGATCGTCACCGGTCTGACGGGCAGCGGCACGGTCTCGCTGGAGTCGGCGAACTTCCCCGGCTACTACCTCCGCCACAAGAACAACGAGGTGTGGGTGGAGAAGGACGACGGCACCGCCCTGTTCGACGCCGACGCCTCGTTCAACGAGCGGGCCGGTCTCGCCGACACCGCGGCCGGCGTCTCGTACGAGTCGTACAACTTCCCCGGCCGGTACATCCGGCACTTCAACAACCTGCTCTACACCCAGCCGGTCAGCACGACCCTCGACCGGCAGGACGCGACCTTCTACAAGCAGTAG
- a CDS encoding family 43 glycosylhydrolase, which produces MRTPRWSPRHWPSLAVALLALLASLLAVQPVSPAAAADGKPYTNPVKSQKGADPWLEYYNGNYYLVTTSFTGELTMRKSPTLAGLSTAPSVQVWSDSTSTRNWNMWAPEIHFFDGKWYLYYSAGPRNSACCDDQRTYVLESAGSDPMGPYTFKNQLAGSNLNPGGWLIDASVLKHDGKLYLLGSGSAGGSKQSLVIAPLSNPYTLASSTFTVISSPTLSWETQSGEVNEGPEPLYRNGRTFLVYSASACWGPDYKLGQLELTGSDPLLASSWTKKQTPVFQRNDAGGVYAPGHNGFFTSPDGTENWIVYHANDAAGDGCDNGRTTRAQKFTWNADGTPNFGTPVALGATIAGPSGESATTPTAYTIVNRNSGKCLDVTGGGTADGTDIAQWTCNGGANQKWRIDDRADDTSRLVNVATGKVADVTDCASADGTDIRQWSWLNNTCQKFRMVYLGNDYVRIVNAATGKVMDVADCGTANGTDVRQWSWLNNNCQQWRLVPTTA; this is translated from the coding sequence GTGCGTACCCCGCGGTGGTCACCCCGGCACTGGCCGTCGCTGGCCGTCGCGCTGCTGGCCCTCCTCGCGTCCCTCCTGGCCGTCCAGCCGGTGTCCCCCGCCGCCGCGGCCGACGGCAAGCCGTACACCAACCCGGTCAAGTCACAGAAGGGCGCCGACCCGTGGCTGGAGTACTACAACGGCAACTACTACCTGGTGACGACCTCGTTCACCGGTGAGCTGACCATGCGGAAGTCGCCCACGCTGGCCGGGCTGAGCACCGCGCCCAGTGTGCAGGTGTGGTCGGACAGCACAAGCACCCGCAACTGGAACATGTGGGCCCCGGAGATCCACTTCTTCGACGGCAAGTGGTACCTGTACTACTCCGCCGGGCCGCGCAACTCCGCCTGCTGTGACGACCAGCGCACGTACGTGCTGGAGAGCGCCGGGTCCGACCCCATGGGGCCGTACACCTTCAAGAACCAGCTCGCCGGATCCAACCTGAACCCGGGCGGCTGGCTGATCGACGCTAGCGTGCTCAAGCACGACGGCAAGCTGTACCTGCTCGGCAGCGGGTCGGCCGGCGGCAGCAAGCAGAGCCTCGTCATCGCGCCGCTCAGCAACCCCTACACCCTCGCCTCCTCCACCTTCACCGTCATCTCCAGCCCGACCCTGAGCTGGGAGACGCAGAGCGGTGAGGTGAACGAGGGGCCCGAGCCGCTCTACCGCAACGGGCGCACCTTCCTCGTCTACTCCGCGAGTGCCTGCTGGGGCCCCGACTACAAGCTCGGCCAGCTGGAGCTGACCGGCTCCGACCCGCTGCTCGCCTCCTCCTGGACGAAGAAGCAGACCCCGGTCTTCCAGCGCAATGACGCGGGCGGCGTGTACGCGCCCGGCCACAACGGGTTCTTCACCTCGCCCGACGGCACCGAGAACTGGATCGTCTACCACGCCAACGACGCGGCGGGCGACGGCTGCGACAACGGCCGTACGACCCGCGCCCAGAAGTTCACCTGGAACGCGGACGGCACCCCGAACTTCGGCACCCCGGTCGCCCTCGGCGCGACCATCGCCGGGCCCTCCGGCGAGAGCGCGACGACGCCGACCGCGTACACCATCGTCAACCGCAACAGCGGCAAGTGCCTGGACGTCACCGGCGGGGGTACGGCCGACGGCACCGACATCGCCCAGTGGACCTGCAACGGCGGGGCCAACCAGAAGTGGCGGATCGACGACCGCGCCGACGACACCAGCCGCCTCGTGAACGTCGCCACCGGCAAGGTCGCCGACGTCACCGACTGCGCGAGCGCCGACGGCACCGACATCCGGCAGTGGTCCTGGCTGAACAACACCTGCCAGAAGTTCCGCATGGTCTACCTCGGCAACGACTACGTCCGGATCGTCAACGCCGCCACCGGCAAGGTCATGGACGTCGCCGACTGCGGCACCGCCAACGGCACCGACGTACGCCAGTGGTCCTGGCTGAACAACAACTGCCAGCAGTGGCGCCTCGTCCCCACCACCGCCTGA
- a CDS encoding SapB/AmfS family lanthipeptide: MSLLELQGLTIESETGLKPPPGSRASKGCFLGGGSLFSLLFC; encoded by the coding sequence ATGTCACTCCTCGAACTGCAGGGTCTGACCATCGAGTCGGAGACCGGCCTGAAGCCGCCGCCGGGCAGCCGGGCGAGCAAGGGTTGTTTCCTCGGAGGAGGAAGCCTCTTCAGCCTCCTGTTCTGTTAG
- a CDS encoding nuclear transport factor 2 family protein — protein sequence MKIAPAKLSDPAVRAFVAAVNAHDQHAFFALLTDDATMSDDGSDRDLTDWTDREIFSSHGHMEVQRESAGGRALVANYRNDTWGEMRTAWRFTVSEDGRISRFETGQA from the coding sequence ATGAAGATCGCACCCGCCAAACTCAGCGACCCGGCCGTCCGGGCCTTCGTCGCCGCGGTGAACGCCCACGACCAGCACGCGTTCTTCGCGCTCCTCACGGACGACGCGACCATGTCGGACGACGGCTCCGACCGCGACCTCACGGACTGGACCGACCGGGAGATCTTCTCCTCCCACGGTCACATGGAGGTCCAGCGCGAGTCCGCCGGCGGCCGTGCCCTGGTCGCCAACTACCGCAACGACACGTGGGGCGAGATGCGCACCGCGTGGCGCTTCACGGTGTCGGAGGACGGCCGCATCAGCCGCTTCGAGACGGGTCAGGCGTAG